The Montipora foliosa isolate CH-2021 chromosome 6, ASM3666993v2, whole genome shotgun sequence genome includes the window CTTCGGATgatggcaaaattttaaaaagtggttctagcgcaggtgaggtcatcaaattttatctgaagaatcctttacctagttaccagttacgttttgaagtaaagaaaattcgagttgtgaatcaattattatcgctgagataataaaagttaatatataactaaaattagtagttaactgacaattggccaaaaaaatagtagttaactgacaattagccgaaaaattagtagttaactgacaattgggtacccccattagcaccctctttcatgtttaaccggagaattagctaagcagatgttcgaaggagtgtaatagctgttgagttttattcctcagttctcgagttccataagtataaaacttaaaaatggtttgctttaaaatcagaaaagaaccaattcaccgttgcagttgaaaaaagtgtatgccaggcaaaacaagttgcatctcggtagcctgaaagttaagaaataatttgcctgttttttaattaacaaatacaccaatacatcactaacgtttcatgtttaaccggagaattagggaagcagatgttcgaacgtgtaatagctgttgaattttattccttatttatcgagttccataagtatgaaacttaaaaatggattgctttaaaatcagaaaagaaccaattcaccgttgctgttgagaaaagtttatgccaggcaaaacaagttgcatctcggtagcctgaaagttaactgacaaaataatttgcctttgtttaaattaacaaatacaccaatacatcactaacgtttcatgtttaaccggagaattaggaaagcagaggttcgaaggtgtaatagctgttgagttttattcctcagttatcgagttcccaccctgcgagcagagcctctttttgtctttttctttactgaggaggagaaaagtaggctctgcccgaatcgcgtcaactctttgaagccgccgcagcccgaacttctggactagtcaatcttgttttctctcgtcaaaccggtttttccagtgcgagcgtccgtttagtgacaaaaccgatagttataattgagcccgctgaaccatgaaaaaccaagatggcggcgagatctggcatattaggcttgggttcgagactgtatcctggcaacatgcagcgcatattcaataaagatcttactcgattcatgcagagcctttctcgagaacgccaaaatcgagcaaccAAAAGAAAGGCTGTGCTAGCAGGGTGTCGAGTTCCATAagaataaaacttaaaaatggattgctttaaaatcagaaaagaaccaattcaccgttgctgttgagaaaagtgtatgccaggcaaaacaagttgcatctcggtagcctgaaagttaggaaataatttgcctgtttttaaattaacaattacAACAATACATCACTAACTTTTCATATTTAACCGGTGAactagggaagcagatgttcgaaggtgtaatagctgttgagttttattcctcagttatcgagttccataagtataaaacttaaaaatggtttgctttaaaatcagaaaagaaccaattcaccgttgctgttgagaaaagtgtatgccaggcaaaacaagttgcatctcggtagccggGAAAGTTacgatataatttgcctgtgtttaaattaatttgaaataaagagaataaagaaataattttccatgttttaattgcatgatgctggccgttgtaaaccgtgttttagaaaatattccagattgatttattgtgcctctggactattttgacacgtcactcaaaattaatttaaagtaatttgagatatttgtcgtcGTTAAAAACTTcatgacgaagtcggcccaacaaatgtgtcgagattaacacctctctctccctttgtctcttgctctgcctttttagtgcgagtcttgttacaactcccactgagattttggtaatttttttttaccttaacagcggggacccacattcctgacccaagttaagctcctcatgttTCAGGGCCATCTTGATACTACGACTGCTTAAGATACAGCATGACGAACGTGTCCGCGCTCTGCAATTTTAACTGCACGTCTTCAAATCACACCATAGAAGAAGACTCGGAGCTTCATCTCGCAGACAAGATCGGATTAATAGTGCGTATCATCCTAACTATTTTTACCTGTCCATTGACCGTTCTGCTCAACATCTTGGTGATCTTGGCCGTGAAAAAAAGACCACGACTTCAAAGCAAACCCAATATCTTGCTGGCTTGTTTAGCAACAACCGACGCCTTCATTGGCCTCACATTAATACCAGCGTTCATCCTGTTCGAAACATTTAAGCTGTTTGGTAGCGAGAGCATGGCTAAATCGTTGCGTTTTCACTTCCTCGATCGAGCTTCAGTGACAAGTGTTGTCAATTCCTTGCTTCATCTGATGCTAGTAACTTTCGAGAGGCTTGTAGCTATCAAGTTTACCATTCATTACTCCTTCATAATCACAGTAAAGAACATCAAGATATGTGTCTCCGTCTTTTGGGCCATTGCGTTGAGTACATGGGGTCTAAGGTATATAACAAGCAACCTGGGACTTTTTACATTGACTACTCTGGTGCCATCCTGTATAATCTTCATTGCAATTTCCTGCGCGATTTTGTACCGCGAAACACTCCGTCACAAAAAGCGAATTAAAACTCAGCTTGTCAATCGACAAGAAAGGGAAAGGTTTTTGAGGGAAAAGAAAGCTTTCAAGACAACTGTTTTGGTCGTTAGCGCTGTTGTTCTCTGTTTTCTTCCTACAATATTACTTATGTTATCAATAGTCTACAGACTTCCTTTGGCAAAATCGGAACACTTTTCGGACTGGGCTCGGATGTTCGCTATGCTAAATTCGCTTCTTAATCCACTCATTTACTTCTGGCGAGATAAAGAGATGAGAACGATGGTGTCGAAACTGTTTTCAAGGAATGCTTCGGTGAATCCTTAGGATTAATTACAATGAAGACTAAACGATACAACtgatattaaaaaaaagcaTCGATCGCTCAGTTAATTACTGAGTCGTGAATAGATCAATGAATCACTTTCTTCgagagtgaaaaaaaaagcaccGAATGAAGAGGAATCACGTCGAGGAAAGCTCAGTTCTCCTGATCAAAATCCTCTATCGTTAGCAGTTATTCATCCCGAAATTCTCTCTTTTTCATTGCGTCCGGTGCAAGTAATACTGTTAATTATTCATAGACCTAAGCATCGTTGACTTACAATAGGTTGTTTCTGAAGTGTATGAAGCCTCGTGTAATCGGTTCAGTGGCTGTTTACAACAGCGTATGAAAATCTGAACCAGGAACTACCACCTTCGGATCTCAAAGTAAGAGCTCTTACTATTCGGCCACGTTGTCGAAAGAGTCGCCCAGGTACAGAAGCATTCGAATTCGTTTTAAGTAATTTAGTCAGTTGCAGTAATTTTGATGGGAGTGTCTATAAAGATAGTTTTGCCAAACGTCTCTGACCAGTTGGTCGGCGGTTTTGGGGTTCAAttgttgaaaagaaagaaacgcAAGAGGAAAAAACAAATAAGGACAAAGAGGAACACGATATTGTAAAAATCTTGAAAGAAGGGAAATGCAGAGATCCAGAACTCAGGGTCTCAATATATAAAGGTAGTAAAGGTGGAGAGAGAGGGAAATTTAAGATCGGGTGTCAAGTACAGCAGCAAACGATGAGAAGTGGAGCTCAGTTTGGGAGTCGGAATACCAGAGAGTCTTCTGATTGCGGCCACGACTATCAGCGTAACTGCAACGATTGAAGGATCTGggtattgtaaatatttacataCCATTTAACCTCAACTTTTTATGCGCCGATAAAATCGAAATCCCACCCCGACCGGGCAAACCCGGGGTATTTGACTATcatctgtgcccggggagtggggaatttgacctttgcctgcgtgggggggaaaattgaaccggaagtgtcaggacgagatggaagagatgtagcatatgtgagcgattggcttacaaaaaaggtcttcaaaaggtctttataaaagacggcaggagccgacgacgattgttctttagtagggtaagacagacaaatccgatgatagggtagggcatttgaacaccattttggcccgaggagGCGGGAATTTGAaagatccaatcttcaaaagttcaaatgctcGGGCTTTGCCCCGGGGAAGgggaatgttgaagtttcgagttgatcggcgcattagaCGTTAGTTTACATTCGGTTATTCAGCActgagctttaagtttataacGTTGAAAGTAATTAAGGCGAACTTGATAGTTGGGCTAAATTAATCTTTATCTTCTTAACTTTCAAGTTGTTGCGGGTTTTGGAGTGTGACAGCtttcagtattttccttttttcgctTCGTCGCATCACCGAGGGAAAATTCACTCGCGTCACACCTGGATACAAgaatatcatttttttttttcaacaatatcAGCCAATCACCgaatcaaccaatcaaccaatcaatagTTCAGTCAGTACGTCAATCCaccaggaaattaaaaaaaaaaagcagcaacCAAAGTCTTTATTGTACAAACTCGGTTTTAGTTATTGTGAGGCTATACTGGAGGCGAATGGGATTTAATCCTTAGATTGAAGAACTCGTACTCGTTTTGCTAATACCAGGGTTTCCGCGAGATCAGAACTTTTCCTAAACAACCAAATCTAATGAGCAACCGTGACGGCCTTCTGCAAGGcttactttttttcaattttcagggttttttttctgttagctCCCATGAGTGACCGTTTAATTAAAAGTCTTACATTACAGCTATAGATGCCCACAAGAGACCACCTGCGTTTAAAGAAAGGCAACCTGACAGAGGTCGTTTTAGGCTTTTAGCTAATCCTTCTTACAGATACCTGAGCAAAGCTCAACCGCTGTGTTTGCTACTCTGAATTCAGTAATGTAGTACATTGACGGTTGACTTTTACACCGCTCGGATTTCCCTCCACAAGCCGCTCGCCACGCACTTCAGCCTCTCGTTGGTCTCTCCTTCCAATGTTCATGGCTCGTTGTGCTCTTGTACTGAATTTACGAGACCACTCGATCGAAAATTTGCGGCTAACTAAGCAATTCCTTCAGTTCTTTGCTGAATTGCAAGACTTCAATCACGGTCGGGAAACCGAGGTCTGTTTTGACGGAATTGTAAAAGTATTCCGGGCTCtagaaagaaggaaaaaacactttattcttgacagtGTATGTTGTGCTCTTGTATATAAATTCTTCTTAAAATGCGCGTACACTACTtaagttgaaagaaaatatacctcttttttttttatctgttggTTTTCAATTCCCTCGGAGCAGTGCATTTTACCTTAGTTGTTTAGTGCGTAGTGCCTACTCTATTGAAAATTCTGTGAGGATGAGAACTTGGCTGGTGCATGATATTGAGAGCGGAAAACATGGAAGAGGACTGGCATAAGGTGACAATTGCTAAAATAAAGTGAAATTTTAGTATACTAACACGCAAATTTTACAAACATACGTCTTAACATTTCCgcttctcaaaatatttttctctcTATTTGCAAATCGTTCCCCGCAGATTAACGGCACAAACCGAGGACGACTTTAATTAATTCACACGGCGTTatccattgttaagaaaaaagaaaattacttgcAGATCTAGACGAGGAGATCGCTAATTAACTTATATATATTTACCGCTGTCGAAAGTATTTTCCACTCTTGTACCTTGCAAATCATAAAAGTAAGACAATTCTCTTTTAGCAAACTCAATCTCGTCGCCGAagtcctcttttcttttggtcaacaccaagaacacggactctggccacttccaaggcaggaagtccgcaaatcacggacttccggctcgtctacgcacgctcagaaatttgaaacaacagtggttgacAACGGTTGCAAATATGGACCTTCACtgcgactgcgcataaattgaaAGTGGCCAgcgtccgtgttcttggtgctcaccaaaagaaaagcggactctggggacgagattgaacAAACTCACCTCTTTTCGTAACTCATTGAGCATGAGCAGTAAGGGCCCGTCCAACTTGCCTCTCACCTCGTTATCACCTCTATACCATGAACAACAGATGAGATTATTTTCTGGACTCATTTCATCGTGTACTTTTCAATCGTTGTAAGATTAGTTCGTTACACAACACCCTATGACATCCCTTTAAACGCGTCTAAGACCCCGTGACTAGAAGTATCAATGTTTATTTACTTGGATTGAAGCGTTTTCAAACATGAAATTGTTTGATTGATGTGCCGGGATTCCCTTGGGCTCAGGtcgaccagaaaaaaaaattgttcacgAATAAACTGAATCAAAACTAGTCAAAACAAGTTGAGGCTATAAAAATATCGTAACAGAGACACACTTTGGGATTTGAATGCCCTTTTGTACTCCCTTTCCTTAGCTTTGCAAAAGCTATGCTTAATTACACGCTTGCTCTACTAGTCCGGCGTAGAACTTCAGGCGGAAGCCTAGTGTTGAGGAGATGTTCTCGGTCTAAAGAATTGGAGTCTAAAGCATCATATGATGATAATAACACTGAACACTGAAAtaaatagttgacactacagtcagggtggtttagtggtcatcaaccgtgttTCCCatctctgtgacccaggttgaactcgtatgtgggttgagattCCGTCCAATataacctgactccgagggtttttctccgggttctccggttttcctcgctcctcaaaatcgactcgcagtcaattacatctggctgggtctgcggtgctccgagatcaAACATAGATTGTACGGCGGCAGCCGTGGGcgccttcacatgcattcggtccgatcccgttgagccggttgatcctgaaaagcccttgtagggagcggtcaactaagcgtacatttacatttacagctgCCCCCGCTGATAAGTATTATCGTACGTAATGAGTCGAGGGCCCGGGGAGAAGAATGGCTGTTTGCAAACGGAGCACACTTAGCATAAGGCAATTGCTGTTGAAGTGGGGAGAAAACAAATCAGTACTGAATATGAATAGGGTATTGCATAGCTTGGGGTAGTTGGAAATGTAAGGAGTAGACGGTTTGATCATGGCAGACACGGTGGTGTACCAGTCGAGacagaaactaaaggaaacgcAAGGCCAATTTTACAGCAATGTGGCCACCGTTATTTTGAAAATGTAACATACTGCAAGGGGATGAAGTTTGTCACTCTTGAATGTCGTAGTGAATGACCACTGGTGTTGCACGGCCTAATGTCAATGCTTTATTTAGATGTCCTTGATCGGGATTAGATAACGGTATCGAAGTCTAAAGCATCTCATAataactcaagtgaagctatgatcctcgcagttatggacgcaatctttgcaattgcgtagagaagcctgaaatatGCAGGAcctcaacgggatttgaacccgtgacctcacgataccggtgcgacactctaaccaactgagctatgaagccactgacgttaggagctggtcatttgtgagttctataatgttcccgtgaggaatgaatgaatgatgaaatgatatatgaaaaggATCatatttcaggcttctctacgcaattgcaaaaattgcgttcataactacgaggatcatagcttcacttgatttcatatccacagttcatatatgatccatttcatatatcatatcgtcattcattcattcctcacgggaacattagaactcacaaatgaccagctcccaacgtcagtggcttcatagctcagttggttagagcgtcgcagcGGGATCGagaggtcacgggctcaaaccccgttgaagtcctgaatatttcaggcttctctacgcaattgcaaaaattgcgttcataactgcgaggatcatagcttcacttgatttcatatccgcagttcatatatgatccatttcatatatcatttcatcataataataactGTTACAACAATGAGAAGAAGAAGCGATGAGTTCTTCttaatcaaatgaaaatgaactAAATTCAAAGCGAACCAAATGAATTCAGTCgaatgttagtttttgatgagaggGAATAATCGCGGTATATCGGAAGTAAAAACTACAGGAGCAGAATGGAGAATCAACAGATTCAACCCACAGGATGCCCAGTCGAACCTGGACACATTGGTGACttaaacctcgttcccagggtctctcgagcgaggagagaccctggtagggtctggtcacgtgctttcgtgacaattgaaaacactagggaggggtcctctctaaacaaggaatttgtcgcgttTGTCGCGTTTGTGGCCTCAATTCATGGCGTTGTAAAGTTCCTCCAAACACAGCCTCGGCTAAGGCGAGCAATTCTTCAGTGGCCTTCTTGAACagatttttacaatgtaaaacgtCTTTGACTGAACCGCACAATCTACAGCAACTTATGACAGACGATGTATGTCTTCAGCAAACCATTATCGCCGGACATAGCCGCAGAAGAACATATGTTCACATACCGCAGcacgtgaaacttggtttgttttggtgacaacacgTTCCGCACTCCCGTAGTCTCAGTAGAGACAAAAatcttactaagccgcccctcccttcattggataaattgtcatctcccagattctgggagacacgtgaccagaccctaacagggtctctcctcgctcgccccaggcgttaagatgagagaccctgggaacgaggttgtggtGACTTGTGAGGATCAGCACCGCGCCAATCCAGCACTttcagatattattattatttattattattgttactattattattattattattattattactattattattattactattattattactattactattattactattattattattattattattattattactattattattttttgcgaTAGTAACAATCAAGTTAAGATTGAACTGTGCGAGTCGCAAAGAGAAAGAGAAGATTAAACATTACTACAGGCTATTACCCAACGTATAATTCATCACTATTGACGAGATAATACAATATAATATCACATACACATCAAATCCAATTGTGTGCAGCCATTTTGCAACGTCTTCTCTCTGCCACGATAAGACTTCTTCCTTTAGGCATTGCTTTGGGGATGGGTTTGACAACACTTCTTGGGACTTTACAGGCACTAAAAAGGAAAACTGCTATCGTTTTGCGGTATAAATTCTTCCAAAGCGAACAATAAGGATCGCGATTACATTATTCAGCTGATTGTTATGATCGAAGATTCCCGGGCGAAGACTAGGTAGATTTAGCAACCTGTTTACGGCGAAGAACAAAGGAAACTTGTGTGATTTCTTCCCTGTTAGTTCTCGATATCGAGATATATCTCCATAGAGAGATGTTAGTTAAAGTAAAATGATTTTTCATGGTTTTAAGACAAGCAGCTAACTGGCGTTTGTCGTTTAGTTTCTGAATCAAGTTAACGCGAAGTCTTTCAAAATTGGTCAAATTTCCACGTTATATCACTCAGATGTAACGTGacctatgattggtcaatttattGGGGTCATATATTACGTCCACACGGACACTTGATGAACATTTAAGACCCTTCTTTATAAtaagcttaagcatgcgcgtgtttgagacgcgggcggcaaccggaagtgagctgttttcctttttaacttgtcttcacacaaccacatttacattgccaagtatcttttctccattagagatgattagtataaaaatctgggagacaccactgtccttaAGGTcacacgaaatgttctcttccagtcgccgtccgcgtctcaaaaacgagcgtgcttaagctccctaatttaagTCTCTTGCTGTCCGGACTGAAACGCCATGATCTTGTCGAATTTTACATTTAACTATCTTTATGCTTAAATTTCAAAGAGAGGTATACCCCTTGTCTTTATTCATCTGGAAAATTGAAATCGATTTCAGGGACCTAAGATTTGGAATTCTATCAATGAATACGATAAATTAAATCCGCTAGCCCTAGACCATTTAAAAGAAAGGACGGCGTTACTAAGAAATACTAATAGTGCTATTCTTGTATTTTTTCTGTTCTCTTCTGCTCCAAGAAGAATACGCCTGTGTGTTTCTCTCCCAATTAATCGAGTGTTAATAAAACTCCTCTTCGCCATTAGAATGTTTTTATTGCTTGGCTCTCTAACTCGTTTTGCCATTCCAGTTATCTATTAGTAAGGGGCCATTGTCCTTGTATCAAAATTAAATTGTACAGGCCCAGTTTAAAAGCGGGTTGTGTCTTGCATTGCGACCCTGGAGCTCGGTTAGTAAGGTACTGAGTTATTTATAAGCTCACCTCTTCAAGTTGTTTACGAACTTCCAGTTTGATATTCTTTTGTAAACAGATTGTTGAACGTCAAAGTATGTGATAAGTGCGAAGAATAAATAGTACATACCTGCTGATGCCTGGGATATTTCTTTCATGAGCTGCTGTATTCCTACATGAGCCTCATTTCTGAAATCCATCCACAATTTTGATCCTAGTAATATCCCCAGCCAGCCATCAGGGCAGTAACTACTCTCCATCATCAATGGAATTATTCGCTTTCTTCTTTGATAGGCATACTCTGCTTCTGAAAGGATTACAAACTTACTGGTTCATCCGAGCTGTTCGCAAAAAGACTaaatcaaatttcttttttatgatcataataaacaatagaccTAAAGAAAGAGTAAAGGTGGGCAGATATAAGGGGTCATAATGCAGGGACATGTTCCAGCGACAAAAAGTAGTGTGTGTAGTACACACTGAAGCGACAGGCATTAGGGTCATGTAGCGAGGACATGTagcggggacaaaatcacaacattcacacagacacatgaaaatgttgcgagTACATGTTTCAGGCATATGTTGCAgcgatatgttgcagcgacgttcgcggggacaaaatcaccccccaaattggtgttgcacaattATAAAAGTATCACGTCACACGAGaggacatgtcgctgcaacatgtccccGAAACTTGTACCcgaaacattttcatgtgtgtgcataTGTTCTGGATTTTGTCCCTGCCACTATGTCCCCTCTACACGTCCCAGCTACATGTCGCCTCAGAGTGCACTACACATTCAAGAGTTTTGTCCctgcaacatgtccctgcaacatgacccctcg containing:
- the LOC138005420 gene encoding lysophosphatidic acid receptor 3-like gives rise to the protein MTNVSALCNFNCTSSNHTIEEDSELHLADKIGLIVRIILTIFTCPLTVLLNILVILAVKKRPRLQSKPNILLACLATTDAFIGLTLIPAFILFETFKLFGSESMAKSLRFHFLDRASVTSVVNSLLHLMLVTFERLVAIKFTIHYSFIITVKNIKICVSVFWAIALSTWGLRYITSNLGLFTLTTLVPSCIIFIAISCAILYRETLRHKKRIKTQLVNRQERERFLREKKAFKTTVLVVSAVVLCFLPTILLMLSIVYRLPLAKSEHFSDWARMFAMLNSLLNPLIYFWRDKEMRTMVSKLFSRNASVNP